In Tenrec ecaudatus isolate mTenEca1 chromosome 4, mTenEca1.hap1, whole genome shotgun sequence, a single window of DNA contains:
- the NUDT8 gene encoding mitochondrial coenzyme A diphosphatase NUDT8 isoform X1 has translation MLSDYLSAESEQRCRRLLAGNTARCRAHPAAAAVLVPLCVVCQAPALLYTLRSRRLVGRHKGEVSFPGGKCDPADRDVVHTALRETLEELGLAVPEECVWGILSPAHDRQKASVIPVLASLGPLDPQNLKPNLDEVDEVFALPLAHLLQAQNQGYTHFCQGGHYRCTMPVFLHGPHRIWGLTAVITEFALQVLAPGSYQPRLAGFRVPRY, from the exons ATGCTGTCCGATTATCTGTCCGCCGAGAGCGAGCAGCGCTGCCGCCGGCTGCTAGCGGGGAACACGGCGCGGTGCCGCGCGCACCCCGCGGCGGCCGCGGTGCTCGTGCCGCTGTGCGTGGTGTGCCAGGCCCCGGCGCTGCTCTACACGCTGCGGTCCCGCCGCCTGGTCGGCAGACACAAGGGCGAAGTCAG TTTCCCAGGGGGCAAGTGTGACCCTGCAGACCGGGATGTGGTGCACACGGCCCTGAGGGAGACCCTGGAGGAGCTGGGCCTGGCCGTGCCAGAGGAGTGCGTGTGGGGGATCCTGAGCCCCGCGCATGACCGG CAAAAGGCCTCCGTGATACCTGTGCTGGCCAGCCTGGGGCCCCTGGACCCCCAGAACCTCAAGCCCAATCTGGACGAG GTGGATGAGGTGTTTGCACTGCCCCTGGCCCACCTGCTGCAGGCACAGAATCAGGGCTATACCCACTTCTGCCAAGGAGGTCACTATCGCTGCAccatgcctgtcttcctgcaCGGGCCACACCGCATCTGGGGGCTCACTGCCGTTATCACAGAGTTTGCGCTGCAGGTGCTGGCGCCCGGCAGCTACCAACCCCGCCTGGCTGGCTTCCGAGTGCCCAGGTACTGA
- the NUDT8 gene encoding mitochondrial coenzyme A diphosphatase NUDT8 isoform X2 → MLSDYLSAESEQRCRRLLAGNTARCRAHPAAAAVLVPLCVVCQAPALLYTLRSRRLVGRHKGEVSFPGGKCDPADRDVVHTALRETLEELGLAVPEECVWGILSPAHDRVDEVFALPLAHLLQAQNQGYTHFCQGGHYRCTMPVFLHGPHRIWGLTAVITEFALQVLAPGSYQPRLAGFRVPRY, encoded by the exons ATGCTGTCCGATTATCTGTCCGCCGAGAGCGAGCAGCGCTGCCGCCGGCTGCTAGCGGGGAACACGGCGCGGTGCCGCGCGCACCCCGCGGCGGCCGCGGTGCTCGTGCCGCTGTGCGTGGTGTGCCAGGCCCCGGCGCTGCTCTACACGCTGCGGTCCCGCCGCCTGGTCGGCAGACACAAGGGCGAAGTCAG TTTCCCAGGGGGCAAGTGTGACCCTGCAGACCGGGATGTGGTGCACACGGCCCTGAGGGAGACCCTGGAGGAGCTGGGCCTGGCCGTGCCAGAGGAGTGCGTGTGGGGGATCCTGAGCCCCGCGCATGACCGG GTGGATGAGGTGTTTGCACTGCCCCTGGCCCACCTGCTGCAGGCACAGAATCAGGGCTATACCCACTTCTGCCAAGGAGGTCACTATCGCTGCAccatgcctgtcttcctgcaCGGGCCACACCGCATCTGGGGGCTCACTGCCGTTATCACAGAGTTTGCGCTGCAGGTGCTGGCGCCCGGCAGCTACCAACCCCGCCTGGCTGGCTTCCGAGTGCCCAGGTACTGA